AACCCGCTCACCTTCTGCTCCTTCTCGCTCAAAACTTGGTCCATTTCAGACTTGCTGATGGACTGATTATCAAAACTCGTTGTCAGCCTTTGCAAAGCTTCATTCTTCTCTGAGATAACTCGCTCCAGCTCTGCCAGTCTGGTCTTCAGAGATGCTACAATGTTGACATTCTCCGACAGACTGGCTCGAAGAGCATCTGCTTGCTGAGAAGCTGCTGCTTGCTCCTGCTTTAACCTCTGAATGGTCTCTTCTGTTTGAGCTAAGGCCTTTTGTCTCTCCTCTTCATGCTGCTGCTTCAGCCCAAGTATGGCTTCCTCCTTGTCTTTTAGATTACCTTCTAGTTGATGTTTCAAGTCACTGATGATGCTTTCCAAGTTATTCACTTGCAACTCGTTTTCTTTCAAACCTATTGATATGACTCCATTCAATTCACTCAACTCCTCAATCTTCTGAGCTTTTTCACTGATTGACAGAGAATTTTTCTCATTCTCGTGTGTTAAGGCTTTGATTTGCTCCATGTGAGCATTTACCTGAGCAGTCACCTGTTCTACCAAAATGCATAGATTGTTATTCTCCTCAGTCTTTTGGCGGAGATTCTCCTCTAAAGTGCAAACTTGATCTGTTTTGCTaaagacaatatttttaagGTGCACAATCTTTTTCTGACTACAAAGAAGTCTTTCTTCTAGCTCAGAGACTCTTGATTCAACTGTCTGACAGAGTTCAGAGGTCCTGTCCACCACTTTGGCTTGGACGTCCCTACAGTAATGCTGCATTTGGTCGCTAATCATATTTAATTGCTGTTGGAACTGAGCTTCCATGGCCTTTATCTGAATGGCAGCTTCCTCAGACTTATTTTGCATATCCTCCCGTCTGGAACCTTCAAGGGCTTGGAGCTGCTCCTCTGTTTCCTTCATCTTGTCTGATAGAGTCTTTAACTTCTCTCTGCTCTCTTCCTCTGTCGTGTTGAGTTTGTCCTGCAGGGAATCTCGCTCATTCATAGCCTGACCGAGGTTCCTCTCCACGGACTGCATTTGCTCTCTCAGCACCACTTCACACGTTGACAAACTCTCAATCTTAACCACTGCTTTGTCAAgttcttctttcagcttttgCGCTGTGGTTTCTTGAAGCACAAGCTCCTCCTTCAGGTTTTTCATTGTAGCGAGTACATGCTCATTCTCCTCTGTGCTCCTGCTAAGTTTCAAGGAACATTCTTCAAGTTCTTGTATCTTTTCTTGCAGTGTTTGAGAGTGTTTTTCCATCGATTCCTCTTCCTGCTGTCCTAATTTCTCTTGGAAACGACACTCCAGGTCCAGGATTTCACGTGTATGGGTATCACGTAGTTTCTCCACTTCTGCCAAATGGTTGGCTTGCAGCTCTGATACAGCATTGCTCAAGCCTTGGGAATTTGTTTGGGCCATCTCTAATATTTTCTCTTGAACTTGTTGCTCTTTTTGTTGAAGCTCTGTATCCTTCTTTGTTAGCTCCTTTTTCATGGATTCTTCTTTCTGCTGAAGCTTTTTCTTAAAGTTATCTTGCATTTCTTTGGTCTTTTGTCTAAACTTGTCCATCTTTGTCTCCTGCGTTTTCAGCTTAGCCTCCATGTCCGTTGTAGTGTTTTTCAGCTTCTTCTCATGAGCAAGCTTTTCATCCTCCAACTGTTTCTGAAGGCGGGTATGctcttcatgcttggtgttgaGTTCTGTAGCGTGTGATTTCGCCTGCTCAGCGAGTTCCTTTTTGCTCTGCTGTAAATGCTGCTCTAATTCTTGCAGCAATAATTCTTTCTGTTGAAGGTCATTCTTTGCTGCTTCCAACTGATGCTGCAAATCTGTCAAGTCTTTCTCAGACTGAACAAGATCATCTGAGATTTTATTTGACGCTTCCTTAAAGCTTGAATTTTCTAGCTGGAGTTGTGATAAAGACTGTTGCAAATCCTCCAGTTGCTTTGCTTTGTCATTTAGGTCATGAAGATTGGAATGGGATTCCTCTTTTAGGCTTTTCTCTGCTTCAGTGAGCACTTCaatttccttttccttttctctTAAAATGATTTTCAAAGCATTTAGTTCCTCCTTCAGAGTTTTCTCAATTCCTCCAAGAGACTGCTCATACTCCTGCTTTATATTTACAATCGCTGCACTGTGCTTCGCCACCTGATCCTGCAGAGCTAAACAATGCTCATTTTGGACTTCCACCAACTTCACTTCCAGAAGCTGTTTCATCTTCACAACGTCAGAAAGCTCAGCTGAAAGTGCTTCCTGCTCGGCTTGCTTTGCATCCAACTTCTGGTTCACCTTCTCTGTGTGAATTTGAATCTGCAGGTCTTTATCTTTCAGAAATGTCTCCAATTCAACCCTCTGTTTTTCCTTGAGCTCTTCCAGAGCAGCCATGTGCTGCTGGGTTAGGGCGTCCTTGTGCTTTTCCAGCTGTGCCTGGTGCTCTTCCTTTAGAGCAGACATTTGCTCATTGTGTTTATCCTCCAGCTGGTCTAGCTGAGTGGAGTGTTCGTGGGACAGTGATGATCCATCTTGGGAGATCTTCTCTAAGGAACTCTCCAGCTCCATTATTCTCTGCAAGCATGTGGATGTTACATTAGAAGCAGAATCAATTTTACAATGAATGTGCTTTATGTGTGTGATCTGTTTATTAGACagtattttcttgttattttcaagacattgtacagtatatatatatatatatatatacacacatacacacatatacatatacatacgtatatatatatacacatatatacatatacacatatacatatacatacatatatacatatatacataaatatatatacatatacatatatacatacatatatacacatatagtatatatacacatatacacacacacatatatatatatatatatatatatatacgtatatatatatatatgtatatatatatatatatatatacgtatatatatatatatacgtatatatatacacgtatatatatatacacacacacatatatatacatatatacatatatatatatacatatatatatacacacacatatatatacatatatatacatatatatatacatatatatacatatatatacatatacatatatacatatatatacatatacatatatatatacatatatatacatatacacacatatatatatatatatacatatacacacatatatatatatatatacacacacacacacacatatatatacatatatatatacacacacacacacatatatatacatatatatatacacacacacacatacacatatatatatatatatacgtatatatatatatatatacgtatatatacacacgtatatatatatatatatatatatatatacgtctatatatacacgtatatatatacacacacatatatatacatatatacacacacatatatacatatatatacatatacatatatatacatatgtatatacatatacatacacatatatatatatatatacatatacatatatatacatatatatacatatacacatatatatatatatatacacacatatatatatatatacacacacacatatatacacacacacacacacatatatatatatatatatatatatatacacacacacacacacatatatatatatacacacacacacacacatatatatacacacacacacacacacatatatatacacacacacacacacaaacatacacacacatatacacacacacacacacacacacacacacacacacacacacacacacacacacacacacacacacacacacaacagggccTGGCTCATGATCTCTGTTCTAGCTGAAACTCCGACGTGTTTGAGATGGTTAAGGTCAGGGTTTCTGTGGGCCAACCCGGGCCCGGTCTATTTCAAATTTTTTGCTCGGATGTGACTtggatcagatttttttcatgtcattgtgaACAGCACAATTCCATTTTGTCCAATGCGACTCAGtcctcatttatttatatacataaacaCGATGTGTCCGATCTACTGCAGTCTGAACACTTAGGTCGTCTATATCCGACCTACACAAAAAGTCCTCATTGAAAGGCGTGGTTACCGTGCAAGACTCGTTGTCTTCCAAAAATGATATCTAAAGTGTCAGTAAGTGGCTCACAGCAATGTCCCACCACTTCTGCCACCCACACACTCTTCGGAACAGAGGATggatactgaaatatcgatacttcaGATAACAATtgtcaaatcaaaatatcaatactttTGATACTTCACATATGAGTTTGCCCTTTGTTTTTTCTATATTGTAAACCACCCTGCTACTTTAATATACTTCAAGGTTTCCAGTACATCAATAAATTACTATGATGTCTTGTATTATTTATGCGATGATTTGAAATGCTCTACACTACTACCAGACACATTAGGTGATTTGCACAAAGTATTGGCTCAGTATCGCCAATTCCAGCCTGAATTTTACTTTACCCAGTACcccatgaaaacacacactgcagcaatctgattttaataaaaaaaaaatcctaattgaGCATCATACgctgcagtgtgaacatagccaAAACATGTGACTACTCTAAAATTTGGAAACGCAAAACTCACGGTTCTTGCAGCTTCCAGCTCTTGTTGCAGCTCTTTAACGTTATTGTCAGCCTCAGTTATTAGAGCTGTCTTCTGTAATTCTGCATCCTCCAGAGCCAAAGAAGCCTGTTGCTCTCGCTCCTTGGTGAGCTGAGCAAACTCTGCTTTGCACTGCTCCTACATATTGAAAACAGAAATGCCATGGTGTGTTGGCTTCAATTGCCAGTTAATCATTGGAtttattgtggaaaaatatCATTAGGACCTACCACAGCCGCACTGATTCTGGCCTTTAGCTCCTCTTCTTTAGCACTGAGAGCTTCACTATGGGCTTTTTCCATGTTGGCCATTCTCTCTTCTGATGATTTCTAATGTTATGATTTGACAATGTGCAAAATGAGTTCATTTGCAAAATACATGAAATCAGCTCGCTAGATAGAAAGACAGATAGACTATTGGGCAGATGTTATATCCTGACCCGCATGATTGTGACAACCTCCTGTTTGACCCGTGTCAGTTCCTGCTGCAAACTCTTCCTCTCTTCTTCATTAACTCTTTCCGCTTCCCTCATTCGGTCCTCCATTTGGACCTGCAGCTGTTTTCGGGCTTCCTCTGTCTTCTGCGCTGAACTCAGTGCCTTTTCAAGCTCTTCAAATgctacaataaataataaattatacatgaaccaaaaaataagaaaatacttCCCACGGCATATGGTCTCAAACTTGTTTCGCTCACCTGATTTCTCAGCCTTTTCTTTCTGTTCCTGCAGCTCTTCATTCTGGGAATTAGCCAACTGGAGCCTGGATCGAAGCTGTGCTACCTCCTCCTCTTTCATTTCCAGGGTCTCGTGCATCTGGCGCTTTGTTTCTGCAATCACCATGCCCTATAAACCATTCAAGTTAGTACGCCTTCAATGAGCGTTGTAGTCAGAGTTGAAGACATCTCATCAAACACATTCAAGATACAGCAGATCCTCGCTGTCCGTGGGGGTTATCATCCGGTACCACCAGGGACGGGCAAAAAAAACGCAAGTGATTGAGGTGCCTATGAAATTGTCTATTTATGATGTGGCTCGCCTCCCCAAACCCTCCTGCCAGCTTAACATTGATGTTCTCCTCAGaatttggatcaacatttgcaatgatattattattactgcttACCGTTTACTATaaccctccccttctctcttgcCATTGTTCATTCATGATACAACCCAGGTTTGCTTTAAACACTTGCTAAAACCGatttaaaagtataaaatgcACAAGGACTCACcactaataaatgataatagaCATTGATCAATGAACAGATGCAATGGGAGTCACAGCACACAACTATAGTGCATTCATGGAACACCAAAAAGTGTGAAATCCCAATGATTGAAAATAACATAAAAGTTTATCGTGTGTACTATCACATATTGACACATTGGTTGCTTTTTGGCCAATGAGATGCGTTCACAAACAATGTGCGGGATCATCTGCATATGAATGAAAACGTGACTGAAGCGTAACCAACTTCAAACTAACCTTGTCCTGCTCCAGCTGCTCGTTTTGGTTCTTAACATCTCGCAATTGATTGATCAGCTTTGTCTTCTCTGTTGTGTGCAATTCCTAcacataaaacaaatatatcGGACTATAAATCACAAGTTGTTTTCATAGGTGTCCTCAGTTCCACAACTCACAAAACCTTACGCACAAGCCAAACCTCCACAGTTTAACTGGGCCGGTCTACACCGGCCCAGTTAAACCAACACAGTCGACCCAAATTACAGCCCAGTTTGATGTTAGTGGCAACAGAAGCAGTATGGCTGTACCACTGATGGGTAACCTGCGGCTACTACACACACGGAAGGAAGACTTACTCCCAGCCTGAAGTTTTAAGTGCAAGACAAATCTAAAATTACTAAAAACGTGCAGTCAACCTGCCCTTTGTCACAATTTTCAGACCATCTGCTGTTTGTTATCAGAAAATGGGAACATTCGAGACGTGCCGGGGAATCCTATCATGCCACTGAAGCTAAATGTTACGAAAATTAGGAAAACAATGGTGCAGATGTGTCACACTGACATGCCATTTGAAAACATGCTGGCACTTAGCCAGACACTGAGGATGTTCAGACTGAGTGATACAGCAGTGCACCGTGTCAACGAGATAATGGGGTCACATAGACACATAGTGCTTTTATTGACTCAGGCAgcattttaaaagaaaagatTAATGACTCTAAACACAGTTTCCAATGACTGGCATTATCTCATCAGATACACTcgatcagtggttctcaactgctTTGGCTGCAGAACCCAACATCACCCTCAATGACTATCGGTGACTCCAATTGCAGAAATTTTACCActcaaaaaaagaaagcaagcGCATTCACTGACATCGTgacattccttttttttgttttgttttttctttttgcccCCGGGAAATCCCTGCACTAGATGTCCAAAAATTCTGGGAAAGAAGTAATTTGCTTGTAACTGACGGACAACCACAAGTTTCAGTGTGTTATTTGCAGTGACGCAAGTAGATCCTTGACAAGGGGATTATTCACTGTTTAGATGTGTGTGTTATATAcaagtataataaaatatatattatggtaAACAGTACAGCGTCAGTGTTATACTGcatataaaataacacataatcCACCTTCATCCTTTCCAGGTCTTGCAGTCTCTCCTGCAGCTGCTCTTGCAGAGTTTCATTCTCACTACCAAGCTGAGAGCTCCGTTCCTTGTATGTGCGCATAACTTCTTTGTACTTGTGCAGTAGGTTTTCCTGCCTCTTCACTCTCTTCTGCAGAGCCTCGGTGACTTTAGTTGGATCACTGACGCCCTCTTctgtacaaaaataatacagcGCCATAAAAAACGGTTTAAATGTACtgaaaacatgtattttagGAAGATGAAACTTTTGTCCACCTTCGTGCACTTCAGGCTCTACTTCTTGGTCCCTCAACGGGCTGGATGATGCAGAGTCAGCATCTTCAGTACCAGGTTGCTCACTCTCATGGGCCACAGTACCGTCAGAGACTCCTGTAACTCGTTTCTTCAGCAGAGCAACCTGTGAAAAAATGCTTAATTCTTGAAGACTTATTTTAACTGTGACCAATAACTGTTAAAACTGCAAGTATGCAAATTAAGTATGGTCATTTTGGAATACATTACCAACATACCTTCAaaacttgtttgttttaaaaaaaaaaaaaaagggaaaaggtGAAACTACTGTAACTGAGGTTTACAAAAGATAACACTGTCCTGCTGCTGACTAATGTACTAGACTACATTCCACATGTTGAGACAATCACCTGAGTTTGGAGGACGGTAATCATCTGATCTTTCTCTTCCAGTGCAGCATCAAACTCATCCTGAAGGTGTTTCTTTGCCTGCTGGTCCATTTGCAACtcctgaaaaaaacattcaagggTTTAACTTCATGAAGGCAGACAGAAATcacgaaaaaataaaaatgaactatTGATCGTCAAATGCAATTATGTTCTCATTGTGGCCTAACCTCCCGTAGTTCTCCTATTCTGCGGAGAGCTTTATCTTGACTTTGACTGAGGATGGCCTTGGGCAAAGAAAGTAGGCATGTACTTATAATTAAGTTCAGGTACCTCTTCCATCATCTGAGAGAATGTACAGATGAGATCGAATATTTGTTAcctgtgttttttctttatctCGTTGCACTGTTCGGTATGCTGTGACCAGCTacagggttaaaaaaaaaaaaaaaaaaaaaagcacagttaGGTAAATGAACCAGTCAACAGGTTGACAATGCAATCATTCTAGAGTTGACTAACCTCTGAGTACTTCCCGCGATACTTTCCCAAGCTGGCCTCCACTCGGACCAAACGATGTAGCAGCTGCTCTTTGGAGAGAGCCTCTGCACTTCCTGGTGACTCCTCAGCCTCGCTCTCGATATCCGAAGGTGGGTCATATGTGGGGGCGCCAGCCGCTTCGTTTTCACCCAAATGTGTCAAGGACTCACGAGAAGTACTCCGAACCAGGCTTTCTTTAGAAGGAGAGCGAAATAGGTGTTCAGCGCGGCTGGCGCCACCACGGATTAAGGACTCCACTGAGGGAACTTTGAGTTGTAGTTTTTGAGCAAAAGACTGTGGTTCTTCTCTCTGTTGAAAAGTCAgacaaaataacacacaaacaGAACTTGATAATTGTAttcaaatgacaaaatataaacaacatGGATCAGAGTGGGTGTTCACGCACATGTGGAGATGCGCTCCCATCCCCATTGATGCTTCCTCTGGGCGACCTGTTTGGCCCTTTAGAGGTACTCTGCAGAGATAAATTGTTATTAGAGAGGGCGGTTATGACAGGTGAACTGCTGTCCTGGGCCAATTAGTCCATCCACACCCAGCATGGCACTCCCTGATTACTCCGGAGGGAGCAATATTAGTATTGCTGGGAGCAATGCAGGGGCAATTGGCACCCACATGCAACTCGGGGTGGAAAAAACTGGAGGggttaaatacataaaaagaagGCATCtatacaaaacacaaacaaaaagggTTAAAACTCCACTGAGCAGCCATGAGGTCAGAATGGACAAACAGTTTCATTAAGTAGGAGAGTCAGCTTTTGAATTAAAGATGCTTGGTAGTGTTGAGTGCTGTTGTATTAAGCGAGCACAAGAGCGTTATAACTGGGCCAAGTAGAACATCAGCAGCTTAGCTGGTTAGCTGGTCAACGGGTTAAAAGCAGATTTAAGAGTTAGGCAAATTATTCTCTCCTGACTTGTCCAGCTCCAAGAGTCCTTATCCTGGTGGCATCCACACCATTTTAGGTTATTTTCTCACATTGGTGCAAAACGTTATTTTCTAATTAGACACTAAGGTGTCCAAGAATGACAGATTTTTGTGCCAATGCTGTGACAAAATCTGCTCTCAActttatattttacaaaatgaatgcAACATCAGAAGCTAATTTAGTAGTAGTACTTTGATGAAgctcatgtttttatttcactcaCTAGTTCATTGCATGTATTCAAAAAACATGTCACGTCTAGACAGGAAAGCCCATCTTTGTGTCGCTCTCCTCTCCACGCCTCACACAATATATGATGAAGAATGCATTCAGAACTCTCAATAGTTGGTGCTGAATTTACTGCAAATAGCTGTCACTTTATTTCAAAACACAAGTTGGCAAATTAAGACTTTGGGTGAGCCTAGTGACATGATGGAAATGGAACATGATAGCGGCGTTATGAATTTGTGGAGGAACTTGTCACAGGAAGTCATTAGCGTAGGAGACTGCAGTCCCTTTAACATTCTTTGGAAAAGCTggccttttttcacttttagtcTGTAGGTCGTCTGTTGGAGGACACTTGGCCTTTGGGGGGTAGTATCACTGACAGTATGGCAGAGGTGTTGCCTTTATACAAGGGAGTGGCATAATACTGGGACAGGTGTGGTTCACACTCACTCTTGGTGTGTTCTACACATCatactattatatattgtaattatCCGATTTTAAAATGCTGCGTCACTGTGTGAAAGCACACATCGGCGCAGCAATATCATGCTTTTCTCGGTTCTGTAAAAAACAACCTGCCACACATATACCAAACCTGCTATCAGCCAAAAAGTCTTTCAaacaacaatataacaatatttttatcaGCAAACTGAATCTCAAATGTCAAATTGGTAATTAAACATGACAATGTCTAAACAGCCCTAACAAGCTTGTAATACGCTAATTATATTagctgtaaaataaaataactgcaAACAGCAAAATTCATTTTGAAAGAACAAAATCGTTATGTGGAAGTGACCCTCCAGTCAGTTCCACGGTTCTTAACCTGGGTTTCCTATGAGGTCCAAGATAATTTCATGATTCATAATTATGCCCTAACTTTTTCCATGAAATGTAGTGTCATTTCTTTTTTAGTTTATTCAAACTTAGTGTATGTAAGAGACTATAACATTTGATAAACACCGTACATTGTGAACATTTCTGGAGAGCTTTCATCAGGTTCTTAAAGGCGTCTCGGACTCCAAGAAGTCCCAGAACCACTACTCTGTTATTTTGCCTAGCTGCATGAGAGGGACTCTGTAAAAGACAGAATTGATGATACTGATGACATCTGTACTGGACACCACTTCATTAAGACTTTACAAGTGTATTTAACCTGTTTGGTGAGTGTTGCTTCCACTAAAGCCACAAACACATTTACAAAAGTGCTCTTATCTATTTGTTTACTTTGACAATTGGCACAAAATCAAACTGCACAAACAgaccaacaaaaacaaagcctGTGATGTACTGTGTATTCACTCCACAGGCTAAATAAAGAGACTTGTAAAAAGAGGGGACCAACAGGCAACCAAAGAGGATGTTGTTGGGGGTCGAAGAGGCAAGCAACTATAAGGGGAAAAGACAGGGGGGCACATTTTGTGACAGGTTGTAATAACAGAGGGACGTAAAACATACATCAGAAAGCAGACAGGCTACTAAACCACAAAGTAAACAATAACTCCCATCAGACGCAGTTAGCCTTGACGGGAGATGCCTTCTTGTTGCTACATCCAAAAGGAAACGGGCGACAGGATAGCAGGGAACAAGCTGTCCCTACGTGGGCCACAGTCCGCTACTGGTTCCCCAAAGGAGGAGTAAGGAGGAAGGACCAgggcaggaggaggagaaggagcagTAGAGATGCGGAGGAGGAAGAGGCAGGACGTGAGGACAAACTCACCACACTGGCTACCTGGGCCGTTTTGGGTCGTTTTGAGTGGTCCAGAGCAAAGATAGTATATTCAGAGAGAAAAGCGGGCTCTGCTATCATCCCGGCCAGCACCTGACCCCCGTCAGTGCAGTAACGGGCCGAAAGGTGGTGGGAGAGGAGAGGAACACAGACAGCAATGAGAACAAAACACAATGAGAGTGGAACAGCGCTGTGGGGAGTGTGACAAGAAAGAGAAGAAAGTTTAGGATGGAGGGAGGAATTACAgcggaacctctaaagtcaaatgCCCCTGACGTTGTGTAATTTGATGATAATCTGATAAAATATGTTTCTAAAACCGCCATCATGCATAATGTCACACAAGTTTTCAGTGTGCCTCATGTGACCTCAGTTCATTAATGTTGTGTTGTCTTTACACAAAAGAGGGACAAGCctcaagttttgtttttttttttttactgaggtTAACTTCTTTTAACACTTGAAAAAGGgaaatgtacaatgtacattTGCAACAGAAATGTACTAATATTAACTGTGGTTAACCTTTTATACGCTTGTATGGCTATTAATAAAAGTTTGGCAACAGTTTGACCTTAAAACAGATTACAGTCATCTCGCTACAATCCCAGTTCAAACATCTCCCGCTCACTCTAACCGTGGTTTttcatacattaattaataaatgaaggGCTGCGTGgcactcgagtggttagcgtgcagacctcacaactaggagatccgagttcaaactccaccctcggccacctctgtgtggagtttgcatgttctccccgtgcatacgtggcttttctccgggtactccggtttcctcccacattccaaaaacatgctaggttaattggagactccaaattgtccataggtatgaatgtgagtgggaatggttgtttgtctatatgtgccctgggattggctggtccagggtgtaccccgcctctcacccgaagacagctggaataggctccagcaccctccagcAAGAAAACTGAACAAATTTTAGGTCAACCAGCAGCTTGGACAAGATAATGTGTTTGACCttaaaggttccactgtgtgtcCAAGAATGAAAGCGCAAGTAAAACATGAATAATGGGAATGTGAAACACTCAGTAACATTAATGTCACAAATAACAGTTTGACGTCCCAGTGTGTGTTCTTGAACATGAGCGGGTTTTGTCATTTAAGTTGTCCAGGCAGGAAATAGAGACTTGgacaggaaaaaaatgacatttaataataacattggACTTGAGGTGTAAAAGAAAACCCAATTTCTCCTTCAGCAATCAATATGAGAATACACTTCCAAAGATGTCAAAGTGTTTAAAGATTTGTGAGGTGAAAAATGACTGCCACCATAATGAAAAACCTCAAAGTAGGAGGCTTGAGGACCCAAATTATACAGCCACTCTCGGCCACTTCCCAAAGATGTGTGAATGCAGGAGGAATACAACTCTAAGGGGCACCATCACTGATCTAGTGTTTGTGTACTAATGCACGTAACATACTTCTAAACATCTAAAGTCCTATGGTAGGATGCAGCAACATCCCTCATCCATCTACCTCAGACTTCTCCGCATCCGCAATAAGAGACTGctaggaagaaaagaaaacaacaactcaCCGGGGAAAGAAAACATTTGAGGTTGCTTCTTATacacatatta
The window above is part of the Doryrhamphus excisus isolate RoL2022-K1 chromosome 20, RoL_Dexc_1.0, whole genome shotgun sequence genome. Proteins encoded here:
- the golga4 gene encoding golgin subfamily A member 4 isoform X7, whose translation is MFKKLKQKINEEQSPQRNAQTPPQAQPGSVDRRSSQTHPFSHDGTPTPSDRESTSKGPNRSPRGSINGDGSASPHREEPQSFAQKLQLKVPSVESLIRGGASRAEHLFRSPSKESLVRSTSRESLTHLGENEAAGAPTYDPPSDIESEAEESPGSAEALSKEQLLHRLVRVEASLGKYRGKYSELVTAYRTVQRDKEKTQAILSQSQDKALRRIGELREELQMDQQAKKHLQDEFDAALEEKDQMITVLQTQVALLKKRVTGVSDGTVAHESEQPGTEDADSASSSPLRDQEVEPEVHEEEGVSDPTKVTEALQKRVKRQENLLHKYKEVMRTYKERSSQLGSENETLQEQLQERLQDLERMKELHTTEKTKLINQLRDVKNQNEQLEQDKGMVIAETKRQMHETLEMKEEEVAQLRSRLQLANSQNEELQEQKEKAEKSAFEELEKALSSAQKTEEARKQLQVQMEDRMREAERVNEEERKSLQQELTRVKQEVVTIMRKSSEERMANMEKAHSEALSAKEEELKARISAAVEQCKAEFAQLTKEREQQASLALEDAELQKTALITEADNNVKELQQELEAARTRIMELESSLEKISQDGSSLSHEHSTQLDQLEDKHNEQMSALKEEHQAQLEKHKDALTQQHMAALEELKEKQRVELETFLKDKDLQIQIHTEKVNQKLDAKQAEQEALSAELSDVVKMKQLLEVKLVEVQNEHCLALQDQVAKHSAAIVNIKQEYEQSLGGIEKTLKEELNALKIILREKEKEIEVLTEAEKSLKEESHSNLHDLNDKAKQLEDLQQSLSQLQLENSSFKEASNKISDDLVQSEKDLTDLQHQLEAAKNDLQQKELLLQELEQHLQQSKKELAEQAKSHATELNTKHEEHTRLQKQLEDEKLAHEKKLKNTTTDMEAKLKTQETKMDKFRQKTKEMQDNFKKKLQQKEESMKKELTKKDTELQQKEQQVQEKILEMAQTNSQGLSNAVSELQANHLAEVEKLRDTHTREILDLECRFQEKLGQQEEESMEKHSQTLQEKIQELEECSLKLSRSTEENEHVLATMKNLKEELVLQETTAQKLKEELDKAVVKIESLSTCEVVLREQMQSVERNLGQAMNERDSLQDKLNTTEEESREKLKTLSDKMKETEEQLQALEGSRREDMQNKSEEAAIQIKAMEAQFQQQLNMISDQMQHYCRDVQAKVVDRTSELCQTVESRVSELEERLLCSQKKIVHLKNIVFSKTDQVCTLEENLRQKTEENNNLCILVEQVTAQVNAHMEQIKALTHENEKNSLSISEKAQKIEELSELNGVISIGLKENELQVNNLESIISDLKHQLEGNLKDKEEAILGLKQQHEEERQKALAQTEETIQRLKQEQAAASQQADALRASLSENVNIVASLKTRLAELERVISEKNEALQRLTTSFDNQSISKSEMDQVLSEKEQKVSGLTMELEDCNRLLGELQEQLDCKIEECEQLARDLKQQHSIRENERKELIEKLQQNGNSEQEMVKRLHHLEEDNQKCNIQLQSQQEEFEKLKGEMMKSKEESLKETERLTTESARKVSELKKKAEQKIAQIKKQLTSQLEEKDEIITTLKANQEELKSNETSSKECIHTLEEKTKSLEELLVKLKGEQASQLADERQTMEKSLDELRSMYEEKLAEISTDSLHQTELRQAEAFKEIESKLKEAERKNGELLEEINTLKEEIRQKDDQCNQHQAALMQVQTSFESDRKIECSSLQQANSMLENEVKNHSVDPDSDTFDSLKSKLNQMKNEKEKIHKDFTRLQKDIRSMRKEHEQDLVYVKKQLLDESEEKLRLELEDIEMKHNSAIKQLMREFNTQLAVKEKEIDTAVKEAIAKAQIVEAELISSHQEETIQLQKAVSQREEDLNKTVQKYEHVIQSREEEMGTRVWQVQKELEELKARSHGPSEMTTEELQVQLAEKTTLLSEARLKEQGFVERIHSLEDKIKCFHRNAVVTHLGSTHRDAVLNKPDPLSEATEMEYLRKVLFEYMMGRETKTMAKVITSMLKFPADQAQKVLDKEESKVMHWLSV